The Ananas comosus cultivar F153 linkage group 2, ASM154086v1, whole genome shotgun sequence genome contains a region encoding:
- the LOC109706217 gene encoding omega-6 fatty acid desaturase, chloroplastic yields MRSTVTAPNLPLSHIRIGLERERERERERERGCGGLKRMMACELSNPIILRLEVPQRRSSWSGRPRCYPGIFCLKKNFQPRRKFVHQHLPYRTSNKVVQAAVLPVEPVLLDNEEKRKELSEKYGFAQIGEPLPDDVTLKDIMDSLPKKVFEIDDLKAWKSVLISVTSYALGIFVIAKAPWYLLPLAWAWTGTAATGFFVIGHDCAHKSFSRNKLVEDIVGTLAFLPLIYPYEPWRFKHDRHHAKTNMLSEDTAWHPVWKEEIDTSSALRKAIILGYGPIRPWMSIAHWLTWHFDLKKFRPTEVGRVKISLACVFAFMAIGWPLIILKTGIVGWFKFWFMPWMVYHFWMSTFTMIHHTAPHIPFKASEEWNAAQAQLGGTVHCNYPRWIEILCHDISVHIPHHISPRIPSYNLRAAHEALLQNWGKYLNEANWNWRLMKTIMTTCHVYDKEKYYVSFDEVAPEDSKPITFLKKAMPDYA; encoded by the exons ATGCGCTCCACTGTAACCGCTCCAAATCTCCCTCTTTCCCACATACGTAttggattagagagagagagagagagagagagagagagagagagagggtgcgGTGGCCTCAAGCGGATGATGGCGTGCGAGCTCTCGAACCCTATCATCCTCCGCTTAGAG GTGCCGCAGAGGAGGTCGTCGTGGAGTGGGAGGCCGAGATGTTACCCGG GCATATTTTGTTTGAAGAAAAATTTCCAACCGAGGAGAAAATTTGTGCATCAACATTTGCCCTATAGGACATCAAATAAAGTTGTGCAAGCGGCAGTACTTCCCGTAGAACCAGTATTGCTAGACAATgaggagaaaagaaaggaaTTAAGTGAAAAGTATGGGTTCGCACAAATCGGGGAACCACTCCCAGATGATGTTACTTTGAAAGACATCATGGATAGTCTCCCTAAAAAG GTGTTTGAAATTGATGACCTGAAAGCCTGGAAGTCAGTTTTGATATCTGTCACTTCATATGCGCTCGGAATATTCGTAATTGCAAAAGCTCCTTGGTATTTGCTTCCTTTGgcttgggcatggactggcacAGCAGCGACAGGG TTCTTTGTCATAGGCCATGACTGTGCTCACAAGTCCTTTTCAAGGAATAAACTGGTGGAAGATATTGTTGGAACTCTTGCCTTTCTGCCGCTGATATATCCTTACGAACCTTGGCGGTTTAAGCACGACAGACATCACGCGAAAACGAATAT GTTGTCAGAAGATACTGCTTGGCACCCAGTTTGGAAAGAGGAAATTGACACATCTTCTGCTTTAAGGAAAGCAATTATTCTCGGTTATGGCCCCATCAGGCCTTGGATGTCAATAGCTCACTG GTTGACATGGCACTTCGACTTGAAAAAGTTTAGACCTACCGAAGTTGGAAGAGTGAAGATAAGCTTAGCATGTGTATTTGCATTTATGGCGATAGGATGGCCGTTAATTATTTTGAAGACAGGGATAGTAGGATGGTTCAAGTTTTGGTTCATGCCGTGGATGGTGTATCATttttgg ATGAGCACGTTTACAATGATTCATCATACTGCTCCGCATATACCTTTCAAAGCATCAGAGGAGTGGAATGCTGCTCAAGCACAACTTGGTGGCACGGTTCACTGTAACTATCCTCGCTG GATAGAGATCCTTTGCCATGATATCAGTGTCCACATTCCGCACCACATTTCTCCGAGGATCCCGAGCTACAATCTCCGTGCAGCTCACGAGGCACTCCTCCAAAACTGGGGCAAG TATCTCAACGAAGCAAACTGGAATTGGCGTCTCATGAAGACGATAATGACTACGTGCCACGTATACGATAAGGAGAAGTATTATGTTTCATTTGACGAGGTTGCGCCCGAGGATTCCAAACCAATCACATTCCTAAAGAAGGCAATGCCAGATTATGCATGA
- the LOC109725860 gene encoding transcription factor bHLH66-like — translation MQPCSREMQAIAASLSAIGIQPLLGGVSGGDEFLEQMLAAAPSAAWCDHMAEDPSPPPPPPVATRYTPYDPIGGAAAAATAAPASSAAELGLFAPAIGDGGCEIDPSSSFKSLNPTGGEGVYAGGFGGFLSVPAAQRTSMSFGITPTNAEATVTTTAPKQRVRARRGQATDPHSIAERLRRERIAERMKALQELVPNANKTDKASMLDEIIDYVKFLQLQVKVLSVSRLGGAAAAAPLVGDLCSEGSGAGGGGGNETLTAATEKKVAQMMEEDMGTAMQYLQGKGLCLMPISLASAISSATSSPSVAADQ, via the exons ATGCAGCCCTGTAGCAGGGAGATGCAGGCGATCGCGGCGTCCCTGAGCGCGATCGGGATCCAGCCCCTCCTCGGCGGCGTCAGCGGCGGCGACGAGTTCCTCGAGCAGATGCTCGCCGCCGCGCCCTCCGCCGCGTGGTGCGACCACATGGCGGAGgatccgtcgccgccgcccccgccgccggtGGCGACGCGCTACACGCCGTACGATCCcatcggcggcgccgccgccgccgccaccgccgccccgGCGAGCTCCGCCGCCGAGCTCGGCCTCTTCGCCCCAGCGATCGGCGACGGGGGCTGCGAGATCGACCCATCCTCCTCCTTCAAATCACTCAATCCCACC GGCGGTGAAGGGGTCTATGCTGGTGGATTCGGTGGGTTTCTTTCCGTTCCAGCCGCAcag AGAACGTCAATGAGCTTCGGAATCACACCTACGAATGCAGAGGCGACGGTGACAACGACGGCGCCAAAGCAGCGAGTGAGGGCGAGGAGAGGCCAAGCAACGGATCCCCACAGCATCGCTGAGAGA CTTCGGAGGGAGAGAATAGCAGAGCGGATGAAAGCGCTCCAAGAATTAGTACCGAATGCGAATaag ACGGATAAAGCGTCGATGCTGGACGAGATCATCGACTACGTGAAATTCCTCCAGCTCCAGGTCAAG GTGCTTAGCGTGAGCCGCTTAGGCGGAGCCGCAGCGGCTGCTCCTCTTGTGGGCGATCTCTGCTCCGAG GGGAGCGGCGCGGGGGGTGGGGGTGGTAACGAAACCCTAACGGCGGCGACGGAGAAGAAGGTGGCTCAGATGATGGAGGAGGACATGGGGACGGCGATGCAGTACCTGCAGGGGAAGGGCCTCTGCCTCATGCCCATCTCCCTCGCCTCCGCcatctcctccgccacctcctccccctccgTCGCCGCCGACCAGTAA
- the LOC109725322 gene encoding WRKY transcription factor WRKY76-like — MESAWFDDPSLSLDLTVGPLPSPDRATKEMESDRLRVRGDSATKEEAENLEDRLNKMNEENKRLTKMLDAMYASYTDLHSRFFSLASLSPSPREASPGRKRKIDGLNVIVVDDKPNGRASELIESSPSDDSCKRWREEPKSKVTKVYVRTDPADSSLMVKDGYQWRKYGQKVTRDNPSPRAYFRCSFAPTCPVKKKVQRSAEDKSILVATYEGEHNHGHRSPGEAANGSGKNGAPYPCSVAISPSGPMITLDLTRQGPWPDVARACREMESPDFRRTLVDQMASSLVKDANFTAALATAISGRIFQHSTTD; from the exons ATGGAGTCGGCGTGGTTCGATGACCCCTCGCTAAGCCTCGACCTCACCGTTGGGCCCCTCCCGTCGCCCGATCGAGCTACG AAAGAAATGGAAAGCGATCGCTTGCGTGTTCGAGGGGATTCAGCGACGAAAGAAGAG GCCGAGAATTTGGAAGATAGGCTTAATAAGATGAACGAGGAGAACAAGAGACTTACGAAAATGCTCGACGCGATGTACGCGAGCTACACCGACCTCCACAGCCGCTTTTTCAGTCTCGCGAGCTTGTCGCCTTCTCCGAGAGAAGCGTCGCCCGGGAGGAAAAGGAAGATCGACGGCCTCAACGTGATCGTCGTCGACGACAAGCCTAACGGGAGGGCTAGCGAGCTCATCGAGAGCTCCCCGAGCGACGATTCGTGCAAGCGGTGGCGGGAAGAGCCCAAGTCCAAAGTCACGAAGGTTTACGTGCGGACCGATCCCGCCGATTCGAGCCTA ATGGTTAAAGATGGGTACCAATGGAGAAAATATGGGCAAAAGGTGACTAGAGATAACCCTTCTCCTAGAGCCTACTTTAGATGCTCTTTTGCACCTACATGCCCTGTTAAAAAGAAG GTGCAAAGAAGTGCAGAGGACAAATCAATCCTTGTAGCAACCTATGAGGGAGAGCACAACCACGGCCACCGCTCACCGGGCGAGGCGGCTAACGGGTCGGGCAAAAACGGGGCCCCGTACCCGTGCTCGGTCGCGATCAGCCCCTCGGGCCCGATGATCACACTCGATTTGACTCGGCAGGGGCCGTGGCCCGACGTCGCCAGAGCCTGCAGGGAGATGGAGTCCCCCGATTTCCGGAGGACTCTGGTCGACCAGATGGCGTCGTCGCTGGTGAAGGACGCGAACTTCACGGCCGCGCTCGCCACCGCAATCTCCGGGAGGATCTTTCAGCATTCGACGACGGATTAG